A single Phragmites australis chromosome 4, lpPhrAust1.1, whole genome shotgun sequence DNA region contains:
- the LOC133916817 gene encoding homeobox-leucine zipper protein HOX13-like, translating to MKRQWKRSASSHESTEPGEKLAFAEEEALTALKHDEAELDDVDDDEDELGGRRAAQSTCWLGEKKRRLALEQVRALERSFETDNKLDPDRKARIARDIGLQPRQVAVWFQNRRARWKTKQLERDFATLRARHDTLRADCDALRRDKDELAAEIRELRQKLSEPETAVKLEAGGNDAAEDRQATVGASAAAVYKDGSSDSDSSVVFNEVGASPYSGAVFEQPQPNLVGFGAPFLDLSAATMGCSSLPMFETKWQHGSTYPYDSDKGGGYGFTEEWLAGSDVISNDGAASFFSEEEHATSLNFGWCGSATEGWE from the exons ATGAAGAGGCAATGGAAGAGGTCCGCCAGCAGCCATGAATCCACAGAACCAG GAGAGAAGCTGGCATTCGCGGAGGAAGAGGCCCTAACGGCGCTGAAGCACGACGAGGCCGAGCTGGACGACgtggacgacgacgaggacgagctGGGCGGCCGGCGCGCGGCGCAGTCGACGTGCTGGCTGGGCGAGAAGAAGCGGCGGTTGGCGCTGGAGCAGGTGCGCGCGCTGGAGCGGAGCTTCGAGACGGACAACAAGCTGGACCCGGACCGCAAGGCCCGCATCGCGCGCGACATCGGCCTGCAGCCGCGCCAGGTCGccgtctggttccagaaccgccgAGCCCGCTGGAAGACCAAGCAGCTCGAGCGCGACTTCGCCACGCTGCGCGCCCGTCACGACACCCTCCGCGCCGACTGCGACGCGCTCCGACGCGACAAGGACGAGCTCGCCGCCGAG ATAAGGGAGCTGAGGCAAAAGCTATCCGAGCCGGAGACGGCAGTGAAGCTGGAGGCGGGCGGCAATGACGCCGCGGAAGACCGCCAAGCGACGGTGGGTGCGTCAGCCGCGGCGGTCTACAAGGATGGCTCCTCGGACAGCGACTCGAGCGTGGTGTTCAACGAGGTCGGGGCGTCGCCGTACTCCGGCGCGGTCTTCGAGCAACCGCAGCCGAACTTGGTCGGGTTCGGTGCACCGTTCTTGGACTTGTCGGCTGCAACGATGGGCTGCTCGTCTCTCCCCATGTTCGAGACGAAGTGGCAGCACGGTTCGACATACCCATACGACTCGGACAAGGGTGGCGGCTATGGCTTCACGGAGGAATGGCTTGCCGGCTCGGACGTGATCAGCAACGACGGCGCAGCCAGCTTCTTCTCCGAGGAGGAGCACGCGACCAGCCTCAACTTCGGCTGGTGCGGGAGTGCCACCGAGGGTTGGGAATAA
- the LOC133916818 gene encoding classical arabinogalactan protein 9-like translates to MARFAVVAAIVALLAVTAAAQAPAAAPTQAPKAAPLPPPPARSPATAPAPVATPPTAAAPSPLASPPAPPTDAPTASALTPTPSVSAPAGAPAVNSAAACASVVSFVAVAGAVAAAVLF, encoded by the coding sequence ATGGCTCGCTTCGCCGTGGTCGCCGCCATCGTTGCCCTCCTGGCCGTCACCGCCGCTGCGCAGGCCCCGGCCGCCGCCCCCACCCAGGCGCCCAAGGCGGCCCCACTTCCGCCTCCCCCGGCGAGGTCCCCAGCCACCGCCCCCGCGCCGGTCGCCACCCCGCCCACCGCCGCGGCGCCGTCCCCTCTGGCGTCTCCTCCGGCCCCGCCCACCGACGCACCCACCGCCTCCGCGCTCACCCCCACCCCCTCCGTCTCCGCCCCGGCCGGCGCGCCCGCCGTGAACAGCGCCGCCGCGTGCGCCTCAGTGGTCAGCTTCgtggccgtcgccggcgcggtcgCCGCTGCCGTCCTGTTCTAG